Part of the Catalinimonas alkaloidigena genome is shown below.
GATACCTTCTCGCTTCGCAGATAAATTATGAGACAGGATAAGGGCGTAATCTTGCTGTCAGTGTAGGCTTTTATTTTGTTCGGCTCGCTATAAGGGCTACCTTCCCCAATTCCAACTATTCCCTGATCAGTATATACTTCTACAAGACATGCATCAGTCTTCCAGACCATATAATCTCCCACTTCCCAAAGTGGTCTTTCAGGATGCACATAGGACAGTGGGGTGATTTTAACATCTGTTATTAAGATCTCTTCCCGACTTATTGCTGACAATGGATAAGGAGTGATGCTCTTTGATTTGATAGAAGACGAGGGTTTTTTCTTAGAGAGTGCCAGTGGAGAAATACCCGCCAATGCAGCATTTTTCAAAAATTTTCTTCGCTTCATAGGTATGAATTAGATTGTTGCTCAAGTATATTTATTTTTAATTGATGTTTGATTGTAAAATACAGGTCTACTGAAACTACCAAATTTTTTACTGACATGAAATACAGACCACAAACCTATTTTCTACTTTTCTTCTTTTTCACTTTAGAGTTTGCTTGTGCTCAGCAGCTCACCATGAGTCGTGAGGAAATGATTGCTCTTACACCTAGCTGGGAGGGTGAAAGGTTTCCCGATGGCCGGCCAAAAGTTTCAGATAGTATATTGGAAAGATTGAAAAATATCTCGTTGGAGCAGGCGTGGTCGGTACTGAGAGGAGAAGGTTATACCCACCAGTACGAATATGGCTGGCAGAATATCCATCCTGGTGATGTCCTGGTAGGTCGGGTACTGACAGCTCAGTATATGCCAATAAGACCAGAAGTAAGGGCACAACTGGAAAAAAAAGGCGCAGAAGAAGGGCGTATTGGGGATATGGTCTCCTGGCCTATTGACATGCTGGAACAGGGTGATGTATATGTGGCTGATTCTTATGCTAAAATATTAGATGGGCCCATTATTGGGGATAACCTGGGTACGGCAATTTCCGCCAAATCTGGAAATGGAGTGGTACTTAATGGAACTGTACGCGACTTGGATGGGCTAGCTAAAATTGAGGGCTTCACTTCTTTTATCAGGGGTACCCACCCATCTTATCAGCAGCAGATGATGCTAACCGGTATTAATGTACCCATTCGTATTGGCCCAGTGACAGTAATGCCCGGTGATCTGGTATTAGGCAAACTGGACGGCGTGATCTTCATTCCGCCGCACTTGGCTGAGAAGGTAGTCAAAACGGGAGAACTGGTGATACTGAGAGATCAGTTTGGACATCAGCGACTACGGGAGGGTAAATATACACCCGGCCAGATAGACGCTCGCTGGAGCGATGAGATCGAAAAGGATTTTTCGCAATGGCTGGAAGCTCATATAGATGAGCTTCCTGTTTCCCGAGAGGAAATACAGGAGTTGCTTAAAACCCGTACTTGGTAATATTTAATGCTGCTTAAAAACTAGGTAGTCGTAAAGAGTGTATGATAATGAATAAAAAGTAATGAATGCATTGTTAGATAGTTATGTGCGAAATAACAATCGCGCGGCGAACCGTCCAACTCAAATGCGCTTATTGCTCAAGTGTCAAAGTATTAATAATTTGGGCTGTGGTCTATAATGTATCTTCTTGGTTTCGTTGATTGATGATTTCCTTCATGATTCCAAAATGGTGTAATGCCTTCTTGGAAAAGCGGTAATCCTGCGTACGCACCTCCTGTTCTTGGCCCTCAAAAAGGTGTTGCCCCCTCAATATGCTTCGCGGCCGCCGCCTTTAGATTAGCAGCATGTTAAAATTCTAAGAAAGCAGTTGTTGCTACTATGAGGTTAATATGTGGGTAACTCGCCGGGACGCCGGTCGATAGAGTTATCCATATATTAACCTCTCATACGCCAGCTTAAGTACACTAAGGCCGCCGCCAGGAGAAAGACCTACACCGCGATTTAGACTTGGGCTGGTTTTTAAGATAAGCTTCAAATAGAAATTTAGGTTTAAGACCTAGTAATAAGCGGGGCGCCCCGTGGCGCTTTGATAGTATCTTGATCTTATAACCAAACTACAACGTCTATGAACCATTTGTTTTTCATCGGTATTGATGTTAGCAAAAACACATTGGATTTTGCAGTCCGGAACCAGACACATCAACTCTTCCACATCAAAGTGGATAATTCGCAAGTGGGGATACAGCAATTCAAAGCAGCCTGCTCAGCGAATAACGTTACTCTTGGAAGTAGTTTAATTTGCTGTGAGCACACTGGTATCTACAGCCAAAATATTTTGACCCTGGCCACTCAAGAGCACCTCTCGCTATGGTTAGAATCTTCGTTGCGCATCAAAAGATCAC
Proteins encoded:
- a CDS encoding RraA family protein, with protein sequence MKYRPQTYFLLFFFFTLEFACAQQLTMSREEMIALTPSWEGERFPDGRPKVSDSILERLKNISLEQAWSVLRGEGYTHQYEYGWQNIHPGDVLVGRVLTAQYMPIRPEVRAQLEKKGAEEGRIGDMVSWPIDMLEQGDVYVADSYAKILDGPIIGDNLGTAISAKSGNGVVLNGTVRDLDGLAKIEGFTSFIRGTHPSYQQQMMLTGINVPIRIGPVTVMPGDLVLGKLDGVIFIPPHLAEKVVKTGELVILRDQFGHQRLREGKYTPGQIDARWSDEIEKDFSQWLEAHIDELPVSREEIQELLKTRTW